AGGGCGTTGATCAGCCAGTCACCAGCGGGATTGCGTCCCCGAGGCCCATGCAGCCGTGGGGACCGCAGGTTGTTGCCTGCCAGCGAGACGATCGGCCAGCTGCGGAGCGGGGCTGGCCGGCGACGAGCTGCACACCACCTCTCAAAATTGAGCGATCCAATGCGCGATTTAACGAGCGACCTAATGCGCGATTGATCTAGGGTGTCTAATGGAGGTGAGCCCTGTGCCCACTGAGAACGAGCTGCTCAGCGCTGTCGATGCGCTGCTGAACCAGGTCGACCAGAATGACCTGCCACCGCCCGCTGAGCGCAAGCGGCTGCGCGAGGCTGCTGAGCTGAGTCAGACCCAGATCGCCCAGGCCCTTGGCACCCGCCGGGAGGCGGTGGGGAACTGGGAGACCGGCAAGACCGAACCGCGCCCGCCGCAGCGCACTGCCTACGCCCAGCTGCTCAAAGGGCTCGCCGCGCGTTTCCCCGCCCCCGACAGCGAAGCGGCACCCGAACCTTCCGTCCCCAAGACGTTCACCGCCGCGCCCGCCCCGGCTCCGTCGGCGCCGATCGCCCCGAAGGCGCCCGCCCGCCCGGCAACGAGCACCGCCAGGCCGTCGTCGACGTCGCGGCGCCCGGGCGCGAAGAGGGCCGCGAAGGCCACCACTTCAACGGCGGCCGTGGTCGACCCGCGCTTCGAGAACGGCCCGCTGGCGGTCGTCGACTGCGAGGACGGGCAGGTGTCGGCGTACTGCGTCGGCGGCCTGGTCCTGGACGTGCCCGCCAAGTCGCTGCCGGCGCTGGTGGACTGGACGCTTGCCGAGGCGAAGCTCGGTCAGGCCCGGCTGCACCGCAACGGCCGTGACGCCGACCCGGTCCTGGTCCTCACCCCGTCGGCGCTGGAGCGCTACGGCCTGCCCGCCGCCCTGTCGGATGAGGACCGGCGCGCGGGCCGGCTCCCGGACAGCCACAAGGTGATCAAGCAGATCAAGAAGGCCGAACTCCAGCTCACCCAGCTCGGGTTCGGGCCGTGGGCGCGGATCTACCGGGACCCGGAGGGCTCCCGGCGCCGCTGCGTGCAGGTGTGCATCCCCTCGTGGAACGCGCTTGACGCCAGGGAGTGGGACCACAAGGACGACCCGCAGATCCCGTCCATGCACCCCGCCGACCTCGCCCGGTATCTCGGCACGTACGCACAGCTGGTGATCACGCCGCGCGGCACCGCGTCGACGACCGGCCTGGAGCTGATGACCGCGCTGCGCCCGCCGACCCGTGCGGAGAAGGACGAGACCACCGGGAACTTCGAGCGGGCGTTCAACGCAGACGCGCTCACCGCGGTGTACGACGTCGTGGAGTGCGAAGTCCCGGACGAGCACCCGGTCCTGAAGGGCCGGTTCGAGCGCCATCACATGCGGACCCCGGACCAGATGCTGATGGAGGAGCCGTACGACTGGTGCCGGCCGCTGACCGATGACGAGTGCCGGAATCCGTACCTGGTCGCCGTCGACATCAATATGTCGTTCGCGGCGGCCGCCAACAGCCTCACCGTGGGCCTGGACGGCCCCACCCACCTGACGAACCGTCCGGCGTTCGACCCGAAGCTGCCCGGCTCGTGGCTGGTCGACCTCTCCCACGTCGACCTGGCCCGCGTAAAGGTCAACGGGCGCACCGTCGACGCAGACCGGCTCCCCTCGCCGTTCACGCCGAAGGGCGACCGCCCGGTCGGCCCGGCCTGGTACGCCACCCCCACCGTCGCGTACGCGGTGGAGCTCGGCTTCGAGGTCGCGCCGATCGAGGCGTACGTGCGGCTCCAGTCCGGCCGTTACCTGGACCCCTGGTACAACCGGCTGCGCGACGCCTACGTGACGGTGATGGCCGACCTCGGAGTCACCACCGCGATGAGCGGCCACGAGTTCCTCGATGCGATGGCCTGCTCCAAGAGCACCGACCCGACGATGGCGCTGCTCGCGAAGGCGATCAAGGCGACC
The DNA window shown above is from Streptomyces sp. NBC_01451 and carries:
- the tap gene encoding telomere-associated protein Tap: MEVSPVPTENELLSAVDALLNQVDQNDLPPPAERKRLREAAELSQTQIAQALGTRREAVGNWETGKTEPRPPQRTAYAQLLKGLAARFPAPDSEAAPEPSVPKTFTAAPAPAPSAPIAPKAPARPATSTARPSSTSRRPGAKRAAKATTSTAAVVDPRFENGPLAVVDCEDGQVSAYCVGGLVLDVPAKSLPALVDWTLAEAKLGQARLHRNGRDADPVLVLTPSALERYGLPAALSDEDRRAGRLPDSHKVIKQIKKAELQLTQLGFGPWARIYRDPEGSRRRCVQVCIPSWNALDAREWDHKDDPQIPSMHPADLARYLGTYAQLVITPRGTASTTGLELMTALRPPTRAEKDETTGNFERAFNADALTAVYDVVECEVPDEHPVLKGRFERHHMRTPDQMLMEEPYDWCRPLTDDECRNPYLVAVDINMSFAAAANSLTVGLDGPTHLTNRPAFDPKLPGSWLVDLSHVDLARVKVNGRTVDADRLPSPFTPKGDRPVGPAWYATPTVAYAVELGFEVAPIEAYVRLQSGRYLDPWYNRLRDAYVTVMADLGVTTAMSGHEFLDAMACSKSTDPTMALLAKAIKATAKGGIGKLRQRNRGQVPYYEPWPALKRETWRPDIRAAVLASQRVGIHRKLMKTAATADLYPVAIGTDAIVYPSPGPSPLDVLPYTEEGKPVPGTFRLGVSPGMVKHQGTQTVLWAEAQFEEAGAVFNIANLIKNDPTAGEGE